The following coding sequences lie in one Euhalothece natronophila Z-M001 genomic window:
- the thiD gene encoding bifunctional hydroxymethylpyrimidine kinase/phosphomethylpyrimidine kinase → MSCPTALTIAGSDSGGGAGIQADLRTFAFHRVHGMSALTCVTAQNTVGVQQVDALSPEMVAAQIDSVISDLGVQGIKTGMLLNQGIIEATVRQIENYELQPYLVVDPVMVSRSGAQLIDDLAVEVLSQHLVPLAILVTPNRYEAQILSGQEINTLEEMKKAAAIIHEKGAKAVLVKGGAMPQELRGVDVWFDGEDWEILKTKNVETKNNHGTGCTLSAAIAANIALGNHLKSSVEKSKQYLTTALEYALDLGKGSGPVGHFFPLNQDS, encoded by the coding sequence TTGTCTTGTCCAACTGCGTTGACTATTGCTGGTTCTGATAGTGGAGGTGGGGCCGGGATTCAAGCTGATCTACGAACTTTTGCCTTTCATCGGGTTCATGGCATGAGTGCTCTTACTTGTGTGACCGCTCAAAATACAGTGGGGGTGCAACAAGTGGATGCCCTTTCCCCAGAAATGGTAGCCGCTCAAATTGACTCTGTAATTAGTGATTTAGGGGTGCAGGGGATTAAAACTGGAATGTTGCTGAATCAGGGAATTATTGAAGCTACAGTGCGTCAAATTGAAAATTATGAGTTACAACCCTATTTAGTAGTTGATCCCGTCATGGTGTCTCGTAGTGGGGCGCAGTTAATTGATGATTTGGCAGTAGAGGTTTTAAGCCAGCATTTAGTTCCGCTCGCGATCTTAGTTACTCCTAATCGTTATGAAGCACAAATTCTCAGTGGGCAAGAGATTAATACTCTTGAGGAAATGAAAAAAGCAGCGGCAATTATTCACGAAAAAGGCGCTAAAGCTGTACTAGTTAAAGGAGGGGCAATGCCTCAAGAGTTAAGAGGGGTCGATGTTTGGTTTGATGGAGAAGACTGGGAGATTTTGAAAACGAAAAATGTAGAAACTAAGAATAATCATGGTACTGGTTGTACCCTATCGGCAGCGATCGCGGCAAATATTGCTTTAGGAAATCACTTAAAAAGTTCTGTAGAAAAGAGTAAGCAATATCTCACCACTGCTCTCGAATATGCTTTAGACTTAGGAAAAGGATCAGGACCTGTGGGACATTTCTTTCCCTTAAACCAAGATTCTTAA
- a CDS encoding cell division protein FtsQ/DivIB: MTSTYYAHPDIRQRRVALKRQRQLKMLQSVWRTLIVTTITGGLAWASFLPQWGLRQPEEMVIQGNEYLSSEAIYDLLAEATSEPVITLSPDKIKGTLEKQAPIKEVTVTRELYPSRLTIAVKESPPVAKTISSPTTVAPLEEGYIDANGRWMSQEKYQSSEALPADVIKVIGYRAHYRLQWAKVYPKIEAMSLDVKTINWQNPANLILETELGSIHLGGNIEHLSQQLEMLAQLRNLPQEVPPNQIRHINLKNPNLILVELTQEG, from the coding sequence ATGACTTCTACTTATTATGCCCATCCTGATATTCGACAACGGCGAGTTGCCCTTAAACGTCAACGACAACTCAAGATGCTGCAGTCTGTTTGGCGTACTCTTATTGTAACAACAATCACGGGAGGATTAGCCTGGGCTAGTTTCCTCCCCCAATGGGGACTGCGACAACCTGAAGAAATGGTTATACAAGGCAATGAATATTTAAGTAGTGAAGCTATCTATGACCTGCTAGCAGAAGCCACATCTGAACCAGTTATCACCCTTTCCCCTGATAAAATTAAAGGTACCCTAGAAAAGCAAGCTCCAATTAAAGAAGTTACTGTTACCCGTGAACTTTACCCTTCTCGTTTAACTATTGCTGTTAAAGAATCTCCTCCTGTAGCCAAAACGATTTCCAGCCCAACAACGGTTGCTCCTCTTGAAGAGGGTTATATTGATGCCAACGGAAGATGGATGTCGCAAGAGAAATACCAGTCCTCAGAAGCACTTCCTGCCGATGTTATCAAAGTAATTGGATATCGTGCCCATTATCGCTTACAATGGGCGAAAGTTTACCCAAAAATAGAAGCTATGTCCCTTGATGTTAAAACCATCAATTGGCAAAATCCTGCAAATTTGATTCTGGAAACTGAGTTAGGAAGTATTCACCTAGGAGGAAATATTGAACATCTTTCCCAGCAACTGGAAATGTTAGCCCAACTTCGGAATTTACCTCAAGAAGTGCCACCCAATCAGATTAGGCATATCAACCTCAAAAACCCCAACTTAATTTTAGTTGAATTAACTCAGGAGGGATAA
- the hemB gene encoding porphobilinogen synthase: MTSSLQSDLKTHQALSLPRRPRRLRRNAALRKMVQEAHLHVEDLIYPLFVTEGENTRVEVPSMPGSYRYTLDLLLAEVKEAAQLGIRAIALFPALPEAKKDATGTESYNPNGLVQRTIRAIKETVPDVVVITDVALDPFSDQGHDGIVSETGEILNDETVEVLVKMAVSQAAAGADMVAPSDMMDGRIGAIREGLDNAGYTNVGILAYSAKYASAYYGPFRDALDSAPKFGDKKTYQMDAANSREALTEIELDIQEGADMVMVKPALAYLDVIQLVRQNTNLPVAAYNVSGEYAMIKAAAEKGWIDEDKIVMETLTSMKRAGADLILTYFAKQVAQFLAK, encoded by the coding sequence ATGACTTCCTCATTACAATCCGATTTAAAAACCCATCAAGCCCTTTCTCTTCCCCGTCGCCCCCGCCGTTTACGCCGTAATGCTGCCCTGCGGAAAATGGTGCAGGAAGCCCACCTTCATGTGGAAGACTTAATTTATCCCCTGTTTGTTACCGAAGGGGAGAATACACGGGTAGAAGTGCCTTCTATGCCAGGGAGTTATCGCTATACTCTCGACTTATTACTTGCTGAAGTTAAAGAAGCAGCCCAATTAGGGATTCGCGCGATCGCGCTTTTTCCAGCCCTTCCTGAAGCTAAAAAGGATGCCACAGGGACAGAAAGTTATAATCCCAATGGACTCGTTCAGCGTACCATTCGGGCGATTAAAGAGACAGTTCCCGACGTCGTTGTCATTACTGATGTTGCACTTGATCCCTTTTCTGATCAAGGACATGATGGCATTGTCAGCGAAACAGGAGAAATTCTCAATGATGAAACCGTCGAAGTCTTAGTGAAAATGGCGGTATCTCAAGCGGCAGCAGGGGCAGATATGGTTGCCCCCTCTGATATGATGGATGGTCGCATTGGTGCAATTCGGGAAGGTTTAGACAATGCTGGCTATACCAATGTGGGAATCTTGGCTTATTCTGCCAAATATGCTTCTGCCTATTATGGCCCCTTCCGTGATGCCCTCGACTCAGCACCAAAGTTTGGTGATAAGAAAACTTATCAAATGGATGCAGCCAATTCCAGAGAAGCCCTCACTGAGATTGAACTAGACATTCAAGAGGGGGCGGATATGGTTATGGTTAAACCTGCTTTAGCCTATCTGGATGTAATTCAGTTAGTACGTCAAAATACCAATTTACCTGTAGCTGCCTATAATGTGAGTGGTGAATATGCCATGATTAAAGCCGCTGCGGAAAAAGGCTGGATTGATGAAGATAAAATTGTCATGGAAACGCTGACCAGTATGAAACGCGCTGGGGCTGATTTAATTTTGACTTATTTTGCGAAACAAGTTGCCCAGTTCTTAGCAAAATAG
- a CDS encoding DUF3172 domain-containing protein, with protein MTRKTPRRNSSTSRGYYDESPSREKSSFFNLNRTYLAILGGVLILGIGIGIAFSSTANFNTENVASRVVIDRSAPNPEFCAQYGASAIVTDMRVFMTLNPFSVYVTQPSMVPGCVMRSTNWSILEDKNLLSHQEVQQCKRRMNTFGFTGSLENSPNISCIYQNDSAGNLFRQNGSNNLTPVPEKDNF; from the coding sequence ATGACTCGAAAAACACCTAGAAGAAATTCCAGTACATCTCGCGGTTACTATGATGAGTCTCCCTCACGGGAAAAATCTTCTTTCTTTAATCTCAATCGTACCTATTTGGCAATTTTAGGCGGAGTTCTCATCTTGGGAATTGGGATCGGTATTGCTTTTAGTTCCACTGCTAACTTCAATACTGAAAATGTTGCTTCCCGAGTTGTCATTGATCGAAGTGCACCCAACCCAGAATTTTGCGCTCAATACGGTGCTAGTGCCATTGTTACTGACATGAGAGTGTTTATGACACTCAACCCTTTTAGTGTTTATGTAACGCAACCTAGTATGGTTCCAGGTTGTGTCATGCGGAGCACTAACTGGTCAATTTTAGAAGATAAAAATTTACTAAGTCATCAAGAAGTACAACAGTGTAAAAGACGTATGAATACTTTTGGGTTTACCGGTTCTTTGGAAAACTCTCCTAACATTAGCTGTATTTATCAAAATGACTCTGCTGGTAATCTATTTCGCCAAAATGGTTCTAATAATTTAACTCCAGTTCCTGAAAAAGATAACTTCTAA
- a CDS encoding Uma2 family endonuclease: MSLLQSSSQFSLQDFLQFPEISPPREYFNGKIYQKPRMRGRQERVLNRLFVAINQTGKKQKTAYAFTNLRCTFGNQYSLVPDIAVFNWNNLPVDSQGNLKLNQELIPNWVIEFLSPEENSTHALSNILTCLQQGSQLGWLIDAQEKRVISFPKGEQPTMHQGDQPLPILRGLKTLQLSPCDLFPSSSSIR, encoded by the coding sequence ATGTCCCTTTTACAAAGTTCCTCTCAATTTTCTCTACAAGACTTTCTGCAGTTTCCCGAAATTAGCCCACCCCGCGAATATTTTAACGGTAAAATCTATCAGAAGCCTCGGATGCGAGGAAGACAAGAGAGAGTTTTAAATCGTTTATTTGTAGCAATTAATCAAACAGGTAAAAAGCAAAAAACTGCTTATGCCTTTACTAATTTGCGGTGTACCTTTGGTAATCAATATTCTCTCGTTCCTGATATTGCAGTTTTTAATTGGAATAATTTACCTGTGGATAGTCAGGGCAACCTCAAACTCAATCAAGAACTTATCCCCAATTGGGTGATTGAATTTTTATCTCCTGAAGAAAACTCAACTCATGCCCTCTCTAATATCTTAACTTGCTTACAACAAGGCTCACAACTAGGATGGCTAATTGATGCCCAAGAAAAAAGAGTGATTAGTTTCCCAAAAGGAGAACAACCCACAATGCATCAAGGTGATCAACCTCTACCTATTTTAAGGGGTCTAAAAACATTGCAACTGTCTCCTTGCGATCTGTTTCCTTCTTCTAGCTCTATCCGTTAG
- the ctpC gene encoding carboxyl-terminal processing protease CtpC, producing the protein MMMMKRGLVLGATAAMVTTVAVTGAGLHFSQSMAFFQESPKELVDEVWQIINQQYVDATFNQVDWRAVREEYLDRSYDSKEEAYDAIEEMLKELDDPYTRFMNPEDFQNLQIDTSGELIGVGIQISLDEDTDYIRVISPIEDSPAFDAGIESRDLITAIDGRSTEGMDLNEAVNLIRGEPDTQVTLTIQRGEEQREYEITRTEIEVRPVRTRLQETPDGQNVGYIRLNQFNSNAADEMRSAIEDFEEQGISGYVLDLRSNPGGLLQASVEISRMWLDEGTIVSTVNRQGKVDEQSANGTALTDKPLVVLVDGGSASASEIVSGALQDNSRAVVVGTQTFGKGLVQSVRGLGDGSGLAVTIAKYLTPDGRDIDEKGIDPDVVLEIDEDKEEELRLNRDTLGTSDDPQFSEALSILQTEISRQGQQAEAN; encoded by the coding sequence ATGATGATGATGAAACGCGGATTAGTTCTTGGAGCAACTGCAGCAATGGTTACAACGGTTGCTGTTACTGGTGCTGGACTTCATTTTTCCCAAAGTATGGCGTTTTTTCAAGAAAGCCCTAAGGAATTGGTAGATGAAGTCTGGCAAATTATCAATCAACAATATGTAGATGCTACGTTTAATCAAGTTGATTGGCGAGCAGTACGAGAAGAGTATTTAGATCGCTCTTATGACAGTAAAGAAGAGGCTTATGACGCGATCGAGGAAATGCTCAAAGAACTCGATGATCCCTACACTCGCTTCATGAATCCTGAAGACTTTCAGAATTTACAAATTGATACTTCTGGGGAGTTAATTGGGGTCGGAATTCAAATTTCTTTAGATGAAGACACTGATTATATTCGAGTCATTTCTCCCATTGAGGATAGTCCAGCTTTTGATGCAGGGATTGAGTCCCGAGATTTGATTACAGCTATTGATGGTCGTAGCACTGAGGGGATGGATCTCAATGAGGCGGTAAATTTAATTCGTGGGGAACCGGATACCCAAGTAACGTTAACTATTCAACGGGGTGAGGAACAGCGAGAGTATGAAATTACTCGTACTGAAATTGAAGTGCGCCCAGTGAGAACTCGCTTACAAGAAACTCCTGATGGTCAAAATGTTGGCTATATTCGCCTGAATCAGTTTAATTCTAATGCTGCTGATGAAATGCGTAGTGCCATTGAGGATTTTGAAGAACAAGGGATTTCAGGGTATGTATTAGATTTACGGTCAAATCCTGGGGGACTTTTACAAGCAAGTGTGGAAATTTCTCGGATGTGGCTGGATGAGGGGACAATTGTTTCCACAGTTAATCGCCAAGGAAAGGTAGATGAACAAAGTGCGAATGGTACAGCTTTAACGGATAAGCCCTTAGTGGTGTTAGTCGATGGTGGCTCGGCTAGTGCTAGTGAAATTGTATCTGGGGCTTTACAGGATAATAGCAGAGCTGTTGTGGTCGGAACACAAACTTTTGGAAAAGGTCTAGTGCAGTCTGTGCGTGGCTTAGGGGATGGCTCTGGCTTAGCAGTGACGATTGCTAAGTATTTAACCCCAGATGGTCGGGATATTGATGAAAAAGGAATTGATCCTGATGTGGTATTAGAGATTGATGAAGACAAGGAAGAAGAGTTGCGCTTAAATCGGGATACCTTAGGAACGTCCGATGATCCGCAATTTTCGGAGGCTCTCTCTATCTTACAAACTGAAATTAGCCGTCAAGGACAACAAGCGGAGGCTAATTAG
- a CDS encoding RNA-guided endonuclease InsQ/TnpB family protein: MLVREAKLKHATPQQYQALDNAIRTGQFIRNKCLRYWMDNHGVGKSSMDSLCKELAQEFPFAKQLNSMARQAHAERAWLAVKRFYENYRNGVRPVGYPKFKKNSRSVEYKTSGWKLSDDGFYITFKDGFKAGTFSLYCNGKAREDILRSKINRVRVIRRADGYYAQFVLEADRVEEGTYTGEVIGIDLGLKYFVKDQNGNEIIYPQFLRKSECRLKKLQRRLSKKYRHGQKQSANYHKARVQLGKQHLKVQRQRKDWALKQARALVASNDVVAYEDLRVSNLVKNHNLAKSISDAAWSQFTQFLDYYGKLWGKVVVAVNPAFTSQDCHNCGHREKKSLSTRAHQCSNCGTELCRDQNAAINILKRGMEIIGMEWNNSTQGHWETASSEGTTGEINASTTSKGSNLESFGVASVVEEPVISEPVKAEESPRL, translated from the coding sequence ATGTTAGTTAGAGAAGCCAAATTAAAACATGCTACACCCCAACAATACCAAGCACTTGATAATGCTATCCGTACAGGACAGTTCATCAGAAATAAATGCTTGCGTTATTGGATGGACAACCATGGTGTAGGGAAGAGTTCTATGGACTCTTTATGTAAAGAATTAGCCCAGGAATTCCCCTTTGCTAAACAACTCAACAGTATGGCTCGACAAGCCCACGCTGAACGTGCATGGTTAGCTGTTAAACGGTTTTACGAAAACTATAGAAATGGTGTTAGACCAGTCGGTTATCCTAAGTTCAAAAAGAACTCACGTTCGGTGGAATATAAGACCAGTGGTTGGAAACTGTCAGACGATGGTTTTTACATAACCTTCAAAGACGGCTTCAAAGCTGGAACTTTCTCTCTCTACTGTAATGGTAAGGCTAGGGAAGACATTCTGAGAAGCAAGATCAATCGGGTTAGAGTAATCCGTCGTGCTGACGGCTACTATGCTCAGTTTGTTTTAGAAGCAGACCGAGTTGAAGAAGGAACTTATACAGGGGAAGTTATTGGCATTGATCTAGGTCTAAAGTATTTTGTCAAAGACCAAAATGGCAATGAAATCATCTACCCTCAGTTCCTAAGAAAGTCTGAATGTAGGCTGAAAAAACTCCAACGTCGTCTGAGCAAAAAGTATCGTCATGGTCAGAAACAATCAGCTAATTATCACAAAGCACGAGTTCAACTAGGTAAACAACATCTTAAAGTTCAACGTCAGCGTAAAGACTGGGCTTTGAAACAAGCTCGGGCGCTAGTGGCATCTAACGATGTCGTGGCGTATGAGGATTTAAGAGTTTCTAATTTAGTCAAAAACCATAATCTAGCCAAGTCCATTTCTGATGCAGCATGGAGTCAATTCACACAGTTTCTAGACTATTACGGCAAACTTTGGGGTAAGGTAGTTGTAGCTGTTAACCCTGCTTTCACTAGTCAAGATTGTCATAACTGTGGACACAGAGAGAAAAAGTCATTAAGTACAAGAGCACATCAATGTTCTAACTGTGGAACTGAACTCTGTCGTGATCAAAATGCTGCTATCAACATTCTTAAGAGAGGAATGGAAATTATAGGAATGGAATGGAATAACAGTACCCAAGGGCATTGGGAAACTGCCTCTTCGGAGGGAACGACTGGGGAAATAAACGCCTCTACTACTTCAAAGGGTTCTAATTTGGAGTCTTTTGGAGTAGCAAGCGTTGTTGAGGAACCAGTAATTTCCGAACCTGTGAAGGCTGAAGAATCCCCACGCCTTTAG
- a CDS encoding FtsB/FtsL family cell division protein → MTSHPRYQSISTPSQQKNLPTVPMSVYRELAGELQATKNQLDNLKQENQHLYQQNQSLRLEISKLSQSVERLESILSDEQSPSPPSHFWRSNSPDSQQVDLDREGAVEYLPESETLFTEQTESYPRKKRDNSTSEEVNGWLVIAVILMIIVTFTGIGYMVVQPLMNNND, encoded by the coding sequence ATGACATCTCATCCTCGTTATCAGAGTATTTCTACCCCTTCTCAACAGAAAAATTTACCCACGGTTCCCATGTCGGTGTATCGAGAATTAGCAGGGGAACTGCAAGCAACAAAAAACCAATTAGACAATTTAAAACAAGAAAATCAACATCTTTATCAGCAAAATCAAAGTTTGCGCCTAGAAATTAGTAAACTCTCGCAATCTGTAGAAAGACTAGAGAGTATTTTAAGTGATGAGCAATCTCCCTCACCACCTAGTCATTTTTGGAGGTCTAATTCTCCTGACTCTCAGCAGGTAGATTTAGACAGAGAAGGTGCGGTAGAGTATCTTCCTGAGTCAGAAACCTTATTTACTGAGCAAACTGAGTCTTATCCTCGGAAAAAACGAGACAATTCTACTTCTGAGGAAGTCAATGGCTGGCTAGTTATAGCGGTAATTTTAATGATTATTGTGACTTTTACTGGAATTGGCTATATGGTGGTGCAACCACTGATGAATAATAATGATTGA
- the ftsZ gene encoding cell division protein FtsZ, whose translation MNSDDQQRTPSNSSYLSNSKEDDYEFDDIEELLNSSHNDYHKPVKEEPRSDNIVPGNLARIKVIGVGGGGCNAVNRMIASDLTGVEFWAINTDAQALSRATAPNRLQVGEKLTRGLGAGGNPSIGQKAAEESRDEIANALEDTDLAFITAGMGGGTGTGAAPIVAEVAKEMGCLTVGVVTRPFTFEGRRRTAQSEEGISALQTRVDTLIVIPNNKLLSVIDEQTPVQEAFRVADDILRQGVQGISDIITIPGLVNVDFADVRAVMADAGSALMGIGTASGKSRAAEAANQAISSPLLESSIQGAKGVVFNITGGSDLTLHEVNTAAETIYEGVDQEANIIFGAVIDDEKMEGELRITVIATGFSGEEKKKPQKKESKTTTKNPNPTPEKKKSESQPQADPQENRGLDIPDFLQRRRRR comes from the coding sequence ATGAATAGTGACGATCAACAGCGCACTCCCAGTAACTCCTCTTACCTTAGTAATTCAAAAGAGGATGACTATGAATTTGATGATATCGAAGAACTACTCAATTCTTCCCATAATGACTATCATAAACCTGTAAAAGAAGAACCAAGGAGTGATAATATTGTGCCAGGAAATTTGGCCAGAATTAAAGTAATTGGTGTTGGCGGTGGCGGTTGTAATGCTGTTAATCGTATGATTGCCAGTGATTTGACAGGCGTTGAATTTTGGGCAATTAATACCGATGCCCAAGCACTTTCCCGAGCCACTGCCCCGAACCGCCTACAAGTTGGAGAAAAATTAACCCGTGGCTTAGGAGCAGGAGGCAATCCCTCTATTGGGCAAAAAGCTGCCGAAGAATCCCGAGATGAAATTGCTAATGCCCTGGAAGATACTGATTTGGCGTTTATTACAGCAGGAATGGGAGGGGGAACTGGTACTGGTGCAGCGCCCATTGTTGCGGAAGTGGCAAAAGAAATGGGGTGTTTAACAGTGGGTGTGGTCACTCGTCCTTTTACTTTTGAAGGTCGCCGACGCACGGCCCAATCTGAGGAAGGGATTTCCGCACTACAAACCCGAGTTGATACCCTGATTGTTATTCCTAATAATAAACTGCTTTCGGTAATTGATGAACAAACGCCAGTCCAGGAAGCGTTTAGAGTTGCCGATGATATTCTGCGACAGGGAGTTCAGGGTATTTCTGATATTATTACGATTCCAGGGCTAGTAAATGTTGATTTTGCTGATGTTAGGGCGGTGATGGCTGATGCTGGTTCAGCGTTAATGGGCATTGGCACGGCTTCAGGAAAGTCACGGGCTGCGGAGGCTGCCAACCAAGCCATTTCTTCTCCCCTCTTAGAGTCATCTATTCAGGGTGCAAAAGGGGTTGTCTTTAATATTACGGGGGGCAGTGATCTAACCCTCCATGAAGTGAATACTGCCGCCGAAACGATTTATGAAGGAGTGGATCAAGAAGCCAATATCATTTTTGGGGCGGTGATTGATGACGAAAAAATGGAAGGAGAACTGCGTATTACTGTAATTGCTACGGGGTTCTCAGGAGAGGAAAAAAAGAAACCCCAGAAAAAAGAAAGCAAGACTACGACAAAAAATCCCAATCCCACTCCTGAGAAAAAGAAATCTGAATCTCAGCCTCAAGCTGATCCCCAAGAAAACCGCGGGTTAGACATTCCCGACTTTTTACAACGTCGTCGCCGTCGCTAA
- a CDS encoding iron uptake porin has product MMASLKLIPLMKVAPVLVGVSFIAAQADPILAESAGSSEQDLLQQIDNYNNEGGDSLGEIDQVNNVNQLEDVSPDDWAFEALRNLVERYGCIAGYPDGTFRGNEPMTRYEFAAGLNACLQQIEQLIAADDQVDEGDLETLERLVQEFEAELTTLGTRVDDLEGRVGQLEDTQFSTTTQLSGGVDFALTSGFGSSKATLDGSNDIDTDSNIGFLYKADLNFDASFTGRDRLRVRLRSADGDGFTQRATHEEGRDGFAGDLTRLDDIRSTDGDFVLDTLTYRFPLGERATIVVGANDIDPDEAFEYNFGSGFILNDFIDGGDIYTFEGDNLGIFPGGRGDAGISTSFNLTDRISVGAGYTADGGDARDPQTGLFQDYSAAANINYAGDHFDIGLGYGRTAIGSEAFDIDSAFVNGTSDIEDGSFTQDAVGLRGAARLGRRTEIGGWVSYVDRNFDVDGSSDSQDDWAFGTNVAFFDVGREGSKLAIGFASPAQASDFEVGGEDIQLDRAYVAEVSYDFPVNDNISVIPGVMAVFNPENNSDNDNVYVGVLQTSFSF; this is encoded by the coding sequence ATGATGGCTAGCTTGAAATTGATTCCTTTAATGAAAGTGGCTCCTGTTCTTGTAGGAGTTTCCTTCATAGCAGCACAAGCTGACCCCATTTTGGCAGAAAGTGCTGGCTCATCCGAACAAGATTTATTGCAACAGATTGACAATTATAATAACGAAGGTGGCGACTCCCTCGGTGAAATTGATCAAGTGAACAACGTTAACCAATTAGAAGACGTTTCCCCTGATGACTGGGCGTTTGAAGCCCTGCGTAACTTAGTAGAACGCTACGGCTGTATCGCAGGTTATCCTGATGGCACTTTCCGAGGTAATGAGCCGATGACTCGTTATGAGTTTGCCGCTGGTTTGAATGCTTGCTTACAACAAATTGAACAGTTAATTGCCGCTGATGATCAAGTTGATGAGGGAGATTTAGAAACCCTAGAGCGTCTAGTACAAGAATTTGAAGCGGAGTTGACCACTCTCGGAACCCGTGTTGATGACTTAGAAGGGCGTGTTGGTCAACTCGAAGATACTCAATTTTCCACCACGACTCAGTTAAGTGGTGGCGTTGATTTTGCTCTCACTTCGGGGTTTGGCAGTAGCAAAGCAACACTTGATGGTAGTAACGATATAGATACTGATAGCAATATTGGTTTCCTTTACAAAGCTGACTTAAACTTTGATGCAAGCTTTACAGGGCGCGATCGGCTCCGAGTTCGGTTACGCTCTGCTGATGGAGATGGCTTCACTCAACGTGCTACTCATGAAGAGGGAAGAGATGGCTTTGCTGGTGATTTAACTCGTCTTGATGATATCCGAAGTACGGATGGTGATTTTGTACTAGATACCCTAACTTATCGTTTTCCTCTTGGTGAAAGAGCAACTATTGTCGTTGGAGCTAACGATATTGACCCTGACGAAGCCTTTGAATATAACTTTGGTAGTGGCTTCATTCTTAATGACTTCATTGATGGCGGGGATATTTACACATTTGAAGGTGATAACCTTGGTATCTTTCCCGGTGGTCGTGGCGATGCTGGAATTAGCACCAGCTTTAATTTAACTGACAGAATCTCTGTTGGGGCTGGTTATACTGCCGATGGTGGTGATGCTCGAGATCCCCAAACTGGCTTATTCCAAGACTATAGCGCAGCGGCTAACATCAACTACGCTGGCGATCACTTTGATATTGGTCTTGGCTATGGTCGCACAGCTATTGGTTCTGAGGCTTTTGACATTGACAGCGCTTTTGTAAATGGTACTAGTGATATTGAAGATGGCAGTTTCACCCAAGATGCAGTAGGTCTCCGTGGCGCGGCTCGTCTCGGTCGTCGCACAGAAATCGGTGGCTGGGTAAGCTACGTTGATCGTAACTTTGATGTAGATGGGTCTAGTGATAGTCAAGATGACTGGGCCTTTGGGACTAATGTTGCCTTCTTTGACGTTGGTCGAGAAGGAAGTAAGTTAGCTATTGGTTTTGCCAGCCCTGCTCAAGCCAGTGACTTTGAGGTCGGAGGAGAGGACATTCAACTCGATCGCGCTTATGTAGCTGAAGTTTCCTATGACTTCCCTGTTAACGATAATATTTCCGTTATCCCAGGTGTCATGGCTGTGTTCAATCCTGAGAACAACTCTGATAACGATAATGTTTACGTGGGCGTTCTCCAAACTAGCTTTTCTTTCTAA